The Arctopsyche grandis isolate Sample6627 chromosome 7, ASM5162203v2, whole genome shotgun sequence genome includes a window with the following:
- the LOC143914715 gene encoding uncharacterized protein LOC143914715 gives MTSIELRYSGAVQRLKGKIDKSSELDEGQYQTIKEAYDYVRKLHYEYLDNLTDIPKAAKIDEEYDAITITVKNLKAALDCQSFQDSKLKVEQATIKFARDKLPTLTIPTFQGDPSEWQSFQQAFKNIIGNKTEYSNVTKLQYLHQSLIGPALAAVSGLDISSDNYEIAWSILDKQYNLPRLNLKTRINSLCDLKLITRESHIELRNLLNQVTVCIKNIESLGYAREILDPWVTCLVLRKLPFNIVRDWEISLVSREMPPYESLETFLQNRCNVLQSTASVTTVKEFPHSRQRIMRTHVANKNPSSKVNACAFCRNNHFIGKCDKFKAKSSMERNEFVKSNNMCFKCLNSSHKITNCKSNYNCLRCKQNHHTLLHQDDTFSSNNTGRKSINAHSTHFSQREIILPTVQVDIITSNGTVVKGRTLLDSGSQVNYVTTSFAKKNNFKLEKISQKIVGIANQESSIRHITKVTIRSSTTNYSTKVLCLVLPEITGEIPTVKLDQQLISIPAGIKLSDPLWNKPTPIDLLLGAEICVHAMKAGTIQLGKGMPILKDTEFGWTIVGPYPEVNNAPGKSHIGLSQLDSHIQNFWMIDQVPMVKHQSLEEKRCEEHFQAHTSRDKNGRFCVALPYKNSPVVLGSSLHIAEKRHKTLERRFLANNNLKMEYNKVLEEYINLGHMSECEPPEAHEVHCYLPHHVVVKESSLTTKYRVVFDASAKTTSNISLNNILMVGPNVQSDLLSLLLNFRLHKYVITADIKQMYRQIQIAEENKNVQRIIWRTDPQSKFKHYKLNTVTFGTASAPFLATRCLNQLAEENRNKYPIASKVIERDFYVDDLLTGTNTIEAGKLLKVQLETILLSAGMPLSKWTSNNSDIITDVKADDCSDFNFSNESHKTLGLFWKPREDVFVFKVQTEVETENITKRNFLSVISQIFDPLGLLSPLLINYKILMQSVWQQTIGWDEFIPQTIFKKWKDCQLSNTVMKLYKIPRLIILNNVINIQAHGFCDASEKAYGACIYVKCTDQLGNSKCHLVCSRSRVAPLSFVTIPRLELCSAMLLSKLMKSTIDQLTIHINEKYYWTDSTVALHWIRGESCKWTTFVANRVAEIQSISQPIEWYHVSSTDNPADLISRGTQPSELNHNSLWWDGPSWLKLDESRWPRRPPEITIDLPERRVVTNATLVRENNWIDKHSHLPRLLRVLSYVRRPLRNKQLNVKENNEPSALELKDALNNLIRLSQMESFPLEYRLLSKGHPIPSSSKLAKLSPLFHENLICVGSRLPLGTTLSTSPIILSNKHKLTHMIVRDAHLKYIHLGTQALLSLLRQTYWPLAGHNTVKGVVRSCVICFRNKPLSHNRLMGLLPLERTTANFPFSHVGIDFAGPFPVKSGCNKNSKIIKGYVCVFVCFSSKAVHLELVGDLTSSNFLNCLRRFVARRGRPNTIYSDNATNFVGASRELVNLVKLIYERPHEEKLLRYVASEGIRWKFNPPRAPHMGGLWEAAVKSMKIHLNKVLKATTLNFESFCTVLTQIEACMNSRPLSPLSSDPLDLLPLTPGHFLIGRSLLALPMELRHKWKKDSSNNLSVGQMVLLKEEHMLPTRWVLGRVTKLYPGPDGRVRVVDVFTASGEFRRSSHLVAPLPILPQGPLDRKEDQQEGGETAASIPSTSVA, from the exons atgacgtcaatagaattaaggtattcaggcgcggtacaaagactaaaaggaaaaatagataaatcctccgaattagatgaaggacagtatcaaaccattaaagaagcatacgattatgtccgaaaactccattacgagtatttagataaccttacagacataccgaaagcggccaaaatagacgaagagtacgatgcaattacaataacagttaaaaatcttaaagcagcattagattgccaatcctttcaagatagtaaactaaaggtagagcaagcaacaattaaatttgctagagataagttaccgacgttaaccattcccacatttcagggagatccatctgaatggcaatcgtttcaacaagcttttaagaatataataggaaacaaaacggaatattcgaatgtcacgaaattgcaatatttgcatcaatccttaatcggtcccgctttggcagctgtatcaggtttagatattagctcagacaattacgaaatagcttggagtattttagacaagcaatataatttaccaagacttaatctcaaaactaggattaattcactttgtgacttaaaattaatcacaagagaatcacatatcgaattgagaaatctattgaatcaggtaacagtgtgtattaaaaacattgaatcgttgggttacgcgagagaaattttagatccatgggtaacatgtttagttctaaggaaattaccttttaatatagtaagagactgggaaatatcgctggttagcagagaaatgccaccatatgaaagtttagagacattcttgcagaatagatgtaatgtattacaatctactgcatctgtaactacggtgaaggaattccctcatagtcgtcaaagaatcatgagaactcatgtcgcgaacaaaaacccatcaagtaaggtaaacgcatgcgcattctgtcgaaataatcatttcataggcaaatgtgataaattcaaagcaaaatccagtatggaaagaaatgaattcgttaaatctaataacatgtgttttaaatgtttaaattcatcgcataagataacaaattgcaagtctaactataattgcttaaggtgcaaacaaaaccatcacactttgttgcatcaggacgatacatttagttccaataatacgggaaggaagtcaattaatgctcattctactcatttctctcaaagggagataattttaccgacggtacaagtagacattataacgtccaatggaacggtcgttaagggtcgcacattattagattccggctcacaagtcaactatgttaccacatctttcgctaagaagaataacttcaaattagagaaaatctctcaaaaaattgtaggtatcgctaatcaagaaagtagcattcgtcacatcaccaaggtgaccataaggtcttcaaccactaattactcaaccaaagtgttgtgtttggtattaccagaaattactggcgaaattccaactgtgaaactggatcaacagttaatttcaataccagcgggaatcaagttatcagatcccctttggaataaaccgacgccaatcgatttattgctcggcgccgagatttgcgttcatgctatgaaagcaggaaccatccagttaggaaaaggtatgcctatcttaaaggataccgaattcggatggacaatagttggtccatatcccgaagtaaataatgctccagggaagagccacataggcttaagtcaattagacagtcacattcaaaacttttggatgatcgaccaggttcctatggtaaaacatcaatctcttgaggagaaaagatgtgaggaacatttccaagcacacacatcacgagataaaaacggtagattttgtgtagctttaccatataaaaattccccggtagtattaggaagttcattgcacattgcggagaaaagacacaaaactttggaaagacgttttttagccaataataatttaaaaatggaatacaataaagttttagaagagtacataaatttaggacatatgtcagagtgtgaacctccggaggcacatgaggttcattgttatttacctcatcacgtcgtggttaaggagtctagccttaccactaaatatcgtgtagtttttgatgcgtccgcaaagacaacgtctaatatctcactaaataatattttgatggtgggacctaatgtccaatcagatttgttaagtttactactcaactttcgactccataaatacgtgattactgcggatattaagcagatgtaccgacagattcaaatagcagaggaaaataaaaatgtacaacgaatcatttggcgaacagatccccagagtaaattcaagcattacaagcttaatacagtaacattcggaactgcttcagccccatttttagctactagatgtctaaatcagttagcagaggagaatagaaacaaatatcccatcgctagtaaagtgatcgaacgtgatttttatgttgatgatttgctcacgggaactaatactattgaagctggtaaattattaaaggttcaactggaaaccatattattatcagccggtatgcccttaagcaaatggacatcgaacaactccgatataatcacggatgttaaagctgacgattgttcagattttaacttctctaacgaatcacacaaaactttaggtttattttggaaaccgcgggaagacgtttttgtatttaaggttcaaaccgaagtcgagactgaaaatataacaaaaagaaactttttatcagtaattagtcagatcttcgacccattaggactattatctccattgttaattaattataagatattaatgcaatctgtctggcaacaaaccattggttgggatgaattcattcctcagacaatcttcaaaaaatggaaagattgtcaattatccaatacagtcatgaaactttataaaattcctagattgataatactaaataatgtcattaatatacaggcacacggattttgtgacgcatccgagaaagcttatggtgcttgtatttatgtaaaatgtactgatcaattgggaaattccaaatgtcatcttgtgtgttctcgttcgagagtcgctccgctcagttttgtaactattccgcgtttagagctgtgctccgctatgttattatcaaagttaatgaagtcaacaatagaccaattaacaattcatattaatgaaaaatattattggacggattcaaccgtcgcattgcattggattagaggagagtcatgtaaatggaccaccttcgttgccaatcgagtggccgaaatccaatcaatatctcaacccattgagtggtaccatgtctcctctacagacaatccagcagatttaatttctcgagggactcaaccatcagaattaaatcataattcgttatggtgggacggccctagttggttgaaattagacgaatcacgatggcctcgaagacctcctgagatcacaatagatcttccagagagaagggtagtcactaacgctacccttgtgagggaaaataattggatagataaacattctcatcttccaagactccttcgagttttatcatatgttcgtcggccactaaggaataaacaattaaacgttaaagaaaataacgaaccgtccgctttagaattaaaagatgctttaaataatttgataaggttatcgcaaatggaatcatttccattggaatatcgtttgctgagcaagggacatccaattcccagtagcagtaaattagctaaattgtcccctctattccacgagaatttaatttgtgttggaagtagacttcctctgggaacaactctatcaacgtcacccattatcttgtcaaataagcataaacttacacacatgattgtccgagatgcgcacttgaaatatattcacttgggtactcaagccttactgtcgttattgcggcagacctattggccattggccggacataatactgtcaaaggagtggtgcgttcatgtgtcatttgtttcagaaataaaccactgtcacacaatagattaatgggattactcccgcttgaacgtaccactgcgaattttcctttcagtcatgtggggatagatttcgcaggaccttttcctgtgaagagtggttgcaataagaattctaagataattaagggttacgtttgtgtctttgtgtgtttttccagtaaggcagttcacttggaacttgtcggagacttaacgagttcaaatttcttaaattgtttaagaagattcgtagccagacgtggcaggcccaatacgatatattccgacaatgctactaattttgtcggtgcaagtcgtgaactcgttaatttagtaaaattaatttacgaacgtcctcatgaggagaagctactacggtatgtagcctccgaagggattcgttggaagtttaacccgccaagggcgcctcacatgggagggctgtgggaagcagcggttaaatccatgaagattcatttaaacaaggtgttaaaggccaccaccttaaatttcgaatcattttgtacggtattgactcaaatagaagcttgcatgaattcccgtcctcttagtcccttgtcttcggatccactagaccttttacccctcacacctggacatttcttaattggcagatccttactcgctcttccaatggag ttacgacacaaatggaagaaggactcgagcaacaatctgagtgtgggtcaaatggtcctgttaaaggaggaacacatgctgccaacccgatgggtcttgggtcgagtcactaaattgtatcccggaccagatggcagagttcgagtcgtcgacgtctttactgccagcggagagtttcgtcggtccagtcatctagtggcgccattgccgattctaccacaaggaccacttgacaggaaggaagatcagcaagagggaggagaaacagcagcttcaattccgtcaacttcggtagcttag